A stretch of the Mycobacteroides immunogenum genome encodes the following:
- a CDS encoding VOC family protein, with protein MKVTRFDHIVVNCNDVDTTAAWYERVLGMSRETFGPAGRTALTFGVQKINLRPITATQSEWFTGVAAAAGSDDLCFITEASPGEVRQHLEACGVPIEQGPVTKVGALGDMTSHYCRDPDGNLVEIAVYP; from the coding sequence GTGAAAGTCACCCGCTTCGACCACATCGTGGTCAACTGCAATGACGTCGACACCACCGCGGCCTGGTACGAGCGGGTACTCGGCATGTCCCGCGAAACCTTCGGGCCCGCGGGACGTACCGCCCTCACGTTCGGCGTACAGAAGATCAACCTGCGGCCCATCACCGCGACCCAGAGCGAATGGTTCACCGGCGTCGCCGCGGCGGCCGGCTCCGACGATCTGTGTTTCATCACCGAAGCCTCGCCAGGCGAGGTGCGCCAGCATCTCGAGGCGTGCGGCGTCCCGATCGAGCAGGGACCGGTCACCAAGGTCGGCGCGCTGGGCGACATGACCTCGCACTACTGCCGCGACCCGGACGGAAATCTTGTTGAGATCGCGGTATACCCGTGA
- a CDS encoding pyridoxamine 5'-phosphate oxidase family protein gives MINNHYHHLAFGPAAIERQRANGSYVAYGTHLERPDDGPDQLGSRELRMIADATQFYLGTVTPTGWPYLQYRSGPAGFVRHLGGNTVRFIDLPGNNQFVTLGNLTADDRLAMFFVDYPRKQRLKVFGRGSVREGERREIDVTVEAFDWNCSRSIIPRYDQQYLTDLGKAYQDKAAAKEAELTAEIERLHARIDQLEQRGGRQRPSARTDS, from the coding sequence GTGATCAACAACCACTACCACCACCTCGCCTTCGGCCCGGCCGCGATCGAACGGCAGCGGGCCAACGGCAGTTACGTCGCCTACGGCACACACCTGGAACGCCCCGATGACGGCCCCGACCAGCTGGGCAGCCGGGAACTACGGATGATCGCCGACGCGACCCAGTTCTATCTGGGCACGGTGACGCCGACGGGCTGGCCGTACCTGCAATATCGCAGCGGGCCGGCCGGATTCGTGCGTCATCTCGGCGGCAACACCGTGCGATTCATCGACCTGCCGGGCAACAACCAATTTGTGACGCTGGGCAACCTCACGGCCGACGATCGGCTGGCGATGTTCTTCGTCGACTACCCGCGTAAGCAGCGCCTCAAAGTCTTTGGCCGTGGCAGCGTGCGGGAGGGCGAACGCCGGGAGATCGACGTGACGGTGGAGGCATTTGACTGGAACTGCTCCCGCAGCATCATTCCCCGGTACGACCAGCAGTACCTCACCGATCTCGGTAAGGCCTATCAGGACAAGGCTGCCGCCAAGGAGGCCGAGCTCACCGCCGAGATCGAGCGGCTGCACGCGCGGATCGACCAGCTCGAGCAGCGTGGGGGGCGTCAGCGCCCTAGCGCCCGCACCGACTCATAA
- a CDS encoding ATP-dependent helicase yields MSSEPVPLARFSAPTREWFTESFPAPTQAQSGAWQSIANGDNTLVIAPTGSGKTLAAFLWAIDTLVQEREAGADAESRRPRGSRILYISPLKALAVDVERNLRAPLAGIARTAARMGLPEPSITIGVRSGDTPAQQRRTLISSPPDILITTPESLFLMLTSAARETLDTVRTVIVDEVHAVAGTKRGAHLALSLERLDERLSQPAQRIGLSATVKPPAEVARFLSGRAPAAVVAPASPKTFDLSVVVPVSDMSAPDNYPDPEASNAGGTSIWPHVEQRIVDLIEAHRSSIVFANSRRLAERLTARFNEIHAERLGIDLTPTANPAVPGGPPAHIMGSGQTYGAAPLLARAHHGSVSKEQRADIEDDLKTGRLKCVVATSSLELGIDMGAVDLVVQVEAPPSVASGLQRIGRAGHQVGEVSRGVLFPKHRTDLLGCAVTVRRMLDGDIETLRVPANPLDILAQHTVAACALDPVDVETWFDVVRRSAPFTALPRSAFDAVLDLLSGKYPSTDFAELRPRVVYDRDAGTLTGRPGAQRLAVTSGGAIPDRGLFTVYMYTGSEGEKPSRVGELDEEMVYESRPGDVISLGATSWRITEITHERVIVVPAFGQPGRLPFWRGDAVGRPAELGMALGRLTGELASARDDDFDKRCAAMGFDDFAMGNLRRLLTDQVQSTGAVPTDTTLIVERFRDELGDWRIVLHSPYGLRVNGPLALAVADRLQQRYGVSESPTATDDGIVVRLPDTDDNPPGANIFVFDPAEIEAIVTREVGGSALFAARFRECAARALLLPRRTPGRRSPLWQQRQRAAQLLDVARKHSDFPMVLEALRECLQDVYDIETLVRLMSSVEQRRIRIVEVQTDTPSPFAAAQLFSYVGGFMYDEDRPLAERRAAALSLDTNLLAELMGRVELRELLDPAVIDTTERQLQHLAEERQARDAEALADLFRILGPLTIEEITARCAGPGTDWLHELVAARRVVETSYGQCVWWAAVEDVARLRDALGVPVPPGVPAAFTDAAADPLGELLSRYARTHGPFTTGQAAGRFGIGVRVAADALSAMAARGQLVRGEFTSDATDSEQWCDAEVLRILRRRSLAALRAQVEPVSTSAFARFLPAWQYLDSNLRGVDGVATVIDQLAGVPIPASAWEPLILARRVRDYSPQMLDELLASGEAVWSGHGSITAQDGWIALHPSGIAPATLTASGPVTLDDAHRTILDSLGAGGGYFFRQFGAGATRPALWDLVWAGLITGDTFAPVRALLGASATSRTTHRSRRAPRLRAYTPIPTAAPVDPAVAGRWSMLPERLPDGTERSHMQAELLLGRYGVVTKGSVVAEGVAGGFAWLYKVLSTFEDNGRCRRGYFVESLGGAQFASPATVDRLREYLDTVDDARKPYRATVLAATDPANPYGAALPWPQATSESGHRPGRKAGALAVLVDGDLALYIERGGKSLLSFVTDPTVLHAAALGTMELVRDGALDALVIERADGRSVFDLGDSAVIAALLEAGFARTPRGLRIRK; encoded by the coding sequence TCGCCCGGTTCTCGGCACCCACCCGGGAATGGTTCACCGAATCATTCCCGGCACCCACGCAGGCGCAGTCCGGCGCGTGGCAATCCATCGCCAACGGCGATAACACCCTTGTCATCGCGCCCACCGGATCCGGCAAGACCCTGGCGGCGTTCCTGTGGGCGATCGACACCCTGGTTCAGGAAAGGGAGGCCGGGGCAGACGCTGAATCTCGCCGCCCCCGCGGCTCCAGGATCCTATATATCTCGCCCCTCAAGGCACTGGCCGTCGACGTCGAGCGGAACCTGCGTGCCCCGCTGGCCGGCATTGCCCGAACCGCGGCACGGATGGGCCTGCCCGAACCCTCGATCACGATCGGCGTCCGATCCGGTGACACCCCCGCGCAACAGCGCCGCACGCTGATTTCGTCTCCGCCGGACATCCTCATCACCACGCCCGAGTCGCTGTTCCTGATGTTGACCTCCGCCGCGCGCGAGACCCTGGACACGGTACGGACCGTCATTGTCGACGAGGTGCACGCCGTGGCCGGCACCAAACGGGGCGCCCATCTCGCGCTCTCACTGGAGCGGCTGGACGAACGGCTTTCCCAACCGGCACAGCGAATTGGCCTCTCCGCCACGGTGAAGCCCCCGGCTGAGGTCGCCCGGTTTCTGTCCGGCCGCGCCCCCGCCGCCGTCGTGGCCCCCGCGAGTCCCAAAACCTTCGACCTGTCGGTGGTCGTGCCGGTCTCGGATATGAGTGCGCCCGATAACTATCCAGACCCCGAAGCCAGTAACGCCGGCGGAACCTCCATCTGGCCCCATGTCGAACAGCGCATCGTCGATCTCATCGAGGCTCACCGGTCAAGCATCGTTTTCGCCAACTCACGCCGACTCGCCGAGCGGCTCACCGCCCGGTTCAACGAGATTCACGCCGAACGCCTCGGCATAGATCTCACACCCACGGCCAATCCGGCGGTGCCCGGCGGGCCCCCCGCGCACATCATGGGCAGTGGGCAGACCTACGGCGCGGCACCCCTGCTGGCGCGCGCGCACCACGGCTCGGTGAGCAAGGAACAACGCGCCGACATCGAAGACGATCTGAAGACCGGCCGCCTCAAATGCGTGGTGGCCACCAGTAGCCTGGAACTCGGAATCGATATGGGCGCTGTGGATCTGGTGGTCCAGGTGGAGGCACCACCATCGGTGGCCAGTGGACTGCAGCGCATCGGCCGGGCCGGACACCAAGTGGGCGAGGTGTCCCGGGGCGTGCTGTTCCCGAAGCATCGCACCGACCTGTTGGGATGCGCGGTCACGGTGCGGCGCATGCTCGACGGCGATATCGAGACTCTCCGGGTGCCCGCCAACCCGCTTGACATCCTCGCCCAGCACACGGTGGCGGCCTGCGCGCTCGACCCGGTGGACGTCGAGACGTGGTTCGACGTGGTCAGGCGCAGCGCTCCCTTCACTGCCCTGCCGCGCAGTGCGTTTGACGCGGTACTCGACCTGCTGAGCGGCAAGTATCCGTCCACCGATTTCGCCGAACTGCGTCCGCGGGTGGTGTACGACAGGGATGCGGGAACCCTCACCGGGCGCCCCGGGGCACAACGGCTGGCGGTGACATCGGGTGGCGCGATTCCCGATCGCGGCCTGTTCACCGTCTACATGTACACCGGATCCGAGGGCGAAAAGCCCTCCAGGGTCGGTGAACTCGACGAGGAAATGGTCTACGAGTCACGGCCGGGCGACGTGATTTCACTGGGCGCCACCAGCTGGCGGATCACCGAGATCACCCATGAACGGGTAATCGTGGTTCCGGCGTTCGGCCAGCCGGGCAGATTGCCCTTCTGGCGCGGCGACGCGGTAGGACGCCCCGCCGAACTGGGTATGGCGCTGGGGCGGCTCACCGGAGAGCTGGCCTCCGCGCGCGATGACGATTTCGACAAGCGCTGCGCCGCGATGGGATTCGATGATTTCGCGATGGGAAACCTACGCCGGCTGCTCACCGATCAGGTGCAGTCGACCGGCGCGGTCCCCACCGACACCACTCTGATCGTGGAAAGATTCCGCGACGAGCTCGGCGACTGGCGCATCGTGCTGCACTCGCCGTACGGCCTGCGGGTCAACGGACCGCTGGCGCTGGCGGTCGCCGACCGGCTCCAGCAGCGCTACGGCGTCAGCGAGTCGCCAACCGCCACCGACGACGGCATCGTGGTGCGGCTTCCCGATACCGACGACAATCCACCCGGCGCGAATATTTTCGTCTTCGATCCGGCGGAGATCGAGGCGATCGTGACGCGCGAGGTCGGCGGCTCGGCGTTGTTCGCGGCACGATTCCGGGAATGCGCGGCACGTGCGCTGCTGCTGCCGCGCCGCACGCCGGGACGCCGATCACCGTTGTGGCAGCAGCGCCAACGGGCCGCGCAGCTGCTGGATGTCGCGCGTAAACATTCCGATTTTCCGATGGTCTTGGAGGCACTGCGCGAATGTCTGCAGGATGTGTACGACATCGAAACCCTCGTGCGGTTGATGTCGAGCGTCGAGCAGCGCCGAATCCGGATCGTCGAGGTCCAGACCGACACACCCTCTCCCTTCGCGGCCGCCCAATTATTCAGTTACGTGGGCGGATTCATGTACGACGAGGACCGCCCGCTGGCCGAGCGGCGTGCCGCGGCCCTCTCGCTGGATACCAATCTGCTCGCCGAGCTCATGGGGCGCGTGGAGCTGCGCGAGCTGCTCGACCCGGCAGTCATCGACACCACCGAACGCCAGTTGCAACACCTTGCCGAGGAACGTCAGGCCCGCGACGCCGAAGCCCTCGCCGATCTGTTTCGGATTCTCGGTCCTCTGACCATCGAGGAAATCACCGCACGCTGCGCCGGCCCCGGCACCGACTGGCTCCATGAGCTGGTCGCCGCGCGAAGGGTGGTGGAAACCAGCTATGGGCAATGCGTGTGGTGGGCGGCCGTTGAGGACGTGGCGCGACTGCGCGACGCTCTGGGAGTGCCGGTGCCACCGGGCGTGCCCGCGGCGTTCACCGACGCGGCTGCCGATCCGCTCGGTGAACTACTGAGCCGGTACGCCAGGACACACGGCCCGTTCACCACCGGGCAGGCCGCGGGACGGTTCGGCATCGGTGTCCGTGTTGCCGCGGATGCCCTCTCGGCGATGGCGGCACGCGGTCAGCTGGTGCGTGGTGAATTCACCTCTGATGCCACAGATTCCGAACAGTGGTGCGATGCGGAGGTCCTTCGGATTCTGCGCAGGCGGTCGCTGGCCGCGCTGCGCGCACAGGTGGAGCCGGTCAGCACTTCGGCGTTCGCGCGGTTCCTGCCCGCGTGGCAATACCTCGATTCGAATCTGCGCGGTGTCGACGGAGTGGCCACTGTCATCGACCAACTTGCTGGGGTGCCGATACCCGCGTCCGCGTGGGAGCCGCTGATCCTGGCACGACGTGTCCGCGACTACTCCCCGCAGATGCTCGACGAGCTGCTGGCCTCCGGCGAGGCAGTGTGGTCGGGCCACGGCTCGATCACCGCGCAGGACGGCTGGATCGCGCTGCACCCCAGCGGTATTGCTCCCGCCACGCTCACCGCTTCCGGTCCCGTCACGCTGGATGACGCACATCGAACGATCCTGGACAGTCTCGGCGCCGGCGGCGGCTACTTCTTCCGGCAGTTCGGTGCGGGCGCGACAAGACCGGCGCTATGGGATCTGGTGTGGGCGGGCCTGATCACGGGAGACACCTTCGCACCGGTGCGGGCCCTGCTCGGCGCCAGCGCCACCTCGCGTACTACACACCGAAGCCGGCGAGCACCGAGGCTGCGGGCCTACACCCCGATCCCCACCGCGGCACCCGTCGATCCCGCCGTCGCCGGGCGCTGGTCGATGCTTCCCGAAAGACTCCCCGATGGCACTGAACGTTCGCACATGCAGGCCGAGCTGCTGCTCGGCAGGTACGGCGTGGTAACCAAGGGCAGCGTCGTCGCCGAGGGGGTCGCAGGCGGTTTCGCCTGGCTCTACAAGGTCTTGTCGACGTTCGAGGACAACGGGCGCTGTCGCCGGGGCTACTTCGTCGAATCGCTGGGCGGCGCACAGTTCGCCTCCCCGGCGACCGTCGACAGGTTGCGCGAGTATCTCGACACCGTCGACGACGCGCGCAAGCCGTATCGGGCGACGGTTTTGGCGGCGACCGATCCGGCCAACCCCTATGGCGCGGCCCTGCCGTGGCCGCAGGCAACCTCCGAGTCCGGCCATCGCCCGGGCCGGAAGGCCGGCGCTCTCGCGGTGCTCGTCGATGGCGACCTCGCCCTCTATATCGAACGGGGCGGTAAGTCACTGTTGAGCTTCGTGACCGACCCCACGGTGCTGCACGCCGCGGCATTGGGCACGATGGAATTGGTGCGCGACGGCGCCCTCGATGCTCTGGTGATCGAAAGAGCCGACGGCAGATCGGTCTTCGACCTCGGCGATTCGGCGGTCATCGCGGCACTGTTGGAAGCGGGATTCGCCCGGACACCGCGAGGATTGAGGATTCGCAAGTGA
- a CDS encoding glycerol-3-phosphate dehydrogenase/oxidase encodes MSDATSSSGSSGPTYTFLGPQARALNWERLGSEQFDVIVIGGGVVGAGSALDAATRGLKVALVEARDFASGTSSRSSKMFHGGLRYLEQLEFGLVQEALRERELSLSTLAPHLVKPLPFLFPLTNRWWERPYIAAGIFLYDQMGGAKSVPAQKHLTRAGALRLAPGLKRNSLIGGIRYYDTVVDDARHTMTVARTAAHYGAVVRASTQVVSLLREGDRVIGVVVRDTESGAETEVRGHVVINATGVWTDEIQALSKTRGRFRVTASKGVHIVVPRDRIVSEVAIILRTEKSVLFVIPWGNHWIIGTTDTEWNLDLAHPAATKVDIDYILDHVNTVLATPLTHNDIDGVYAGLRPLLAGENDDTSKLSREHAVAVAAPGLVAIAGGKYTTYRVMASDAVDMASEFVPARVAPSITEKVPLLGADGYFALINQTEHVGETYGLHPYRVRHLLDRYGSLIGEVLACAGTDHSLLQPITKAPMYLKVEALYAVAAEGALHLEDILARRMRIAIEYSHRGVDCAQEVAELVAPVLGWSAEDIEREVDTYRARVDAEVRSQRQPDDASADALRVAAPEARSFIVEPVTETGTVLSPTK; translated from the coding sequence GTGAGTGACGCAACCAGCTCGTCGGGATCGAGTGGGCCCACCTACACGTTCCTTGGACCGCAGGCCCGTGCACTGAACTGGGAACGCCTGGGATCTGAGCAGTTCGATGTCATCGTCATCGGTGGTGGTGTCGTGGGCGCCGGGTCGGCGCTGGACGCGGCCACCCGTGGGCTCAAGGTCGCGCTGGTCGAGGCCCGTGACTTCGCGTCGGGAACATCAAGTCGCTCATCGAAGATGTTCCACGGCGGCCTGCGCTACCTGGAGCAGCTCGAATTCGGCTTGGTCCAGGAGGCTCTGCGCGAGCGGGAGCTGTCTCTCTCCACGCTGGCGCCGCACCTGGTCAAGCCGTTGCCGTTCCTGTTCCCGCTGACCAACAGATGGTGGGAGCGGCCGTACATAGCGGCGGGCATCTTCCTGTACGACCAAATGGGTGGCGCGAAATCTGTTCCCGCCCAGAAGCATCTGACCCGTGCGGGCGCGCTGCGGCTGGCGCCGGGTCTCAAGCGCAATTCGCTCATCGGCGGTATCCGGTACTACGACACCGTGGTCGATGACGCGCGGCACACCATGACCGTGGCCCGTACCGCGGCGCACTACGGTGCGGTGGTTCGTGCCTCCACGCAAGTGGTCTCGCTGCTACGCGAGGGAGATCGCGTCATCGGTGTGGTGGTGCGTGATACCGAGAGCGGCGCCGAAACCGAAGTTCGTGGGCACGTCGTCATCAACGCCACCGGGGTGTGGACCGATGAGATCCAGGCGCTGTCCAAGACGCGCGGGCGTTTCCGGGTCACCGCCTCCAAAGGTGTGCACATCGTGGTGCCACGCGACAGGATTGTCAGCGAGGTCGCGATCATCCTGCGCACCGAGAAGTCGGTGCTGTTCGTGATTCCGTGGGGCAATCATTGGATCATCGGAACCACCGACACCGAGTGGAATCTGGATCTGGCGCACCCCGCCGCCACCAAGGTGGATATCGACTACATCCTGGATCACGTGAACACTGTGCTGGCAACACCGTTGACGCACAACGATATTGACGGAGTGTACGCGGGATTGCGCCCGCTGCTGGCGGGCGAGAACGATGACACGTCCAAGCTGTCTCGCGAGCACGCGGTCGCCGTGGCGGCTCCGGGCCTGGTGGCCATCGCGGGCGGCAAGTACACCACGTATCGGGTGATGGCGTCCGACGCCGTGGATATGGCAAGTGAGTTCGTGCCGGCGCGGGTGGCGCCTTCCATCACCGAGAAGGTGCCGCTGCTGGGCGCCGACGGGTATTTCGCGCTGATCAATCAGACCGAGCATGTGGGGGAGACCTACGGTCTGCATCCGTACCGGGTGCGGCATCTGCTGGACCGGTACGGCTCGTTGATCGGTGAGGTGCTCGCCTGCGCGGGCACCGATCACAGCCTGCTGCAACCGATTACCAAGGCGCCGATGTACTTGAAGGTTGAGGCGCTCTATGCGGTGGCGGCCGAGGGTGCGCTACATCTGGAGGACATTCTCGCGCGGCGCATGCGTATCGCCATCGAGTATTCGCACCGTGGTGTCGACTGTGCCCAGGAGGTCGCCGAGTTGGTGGCGCCGGTGCTGGGCTGGTCGGCGGAGGACATTGAGCGCGAAGTGGATACCTATCGAGCGCGGGTCGATGCCGAAGTGCGTTCACAGCGCCAGCCCGATGACGCGTCGGCGGACGCGCTGCGAGTGGCGGCGCCCGAGGCCCGGTCCTTCATCGTCGAACCGGTGACCGAAACCGGCACCGTGCTCTCGCCCACCAAGTAG
- a CDS encoding gamma-glutamylcyclotransferase, whose product MPLYAAYGSNMHPEQMLQRAPHSPMAGTGWLHGWRLTFGGEDIGWEGALATVVQDPHSKVFVVLYDMTGADETNLDRWEGSELGIHTKIRCRIDRESSDTTTDPVLAWLYVVNAYEGGLPSARYLGVMADAAEIAGAPEDYVHGLRTRASRNIGPGTS is encoded by the coding sequence GTGCCGCTCTACGCCGCCTACGGCTCCAACATGCATCCCGAGCAGATGTTGCAGCGCGCGCCGCACTCCCCCATGGCCGGCACCGGCTGGCTGCACGGCTGGCGGCTGACGTTCGGCGGGGAGGACATCGGCTGGGAAGGCGCACTGGCCACCGTCGTGCAGGATCCTCATTCGAAGGTCTTCGTGGTGCTCTACGACATGACCGGCGCCGACGAGACGAACCTGGATCGCTGGGAAGGCTCCGAACTCGGCATCCACACCAAGATCCGTTGCCGGATCGACCGCGAGTCGTCCGACACCACCACCGATCCGGTACTCGCGTGGCTCTACGTCGTCAACGCCTACGAGGGCGGCCTACCGTCCGCCCGGTACCTGGGCGTGATGGCCGATGCGGCCGAAATCGCAGGGGCGCCAGAGGATTACGTGCACGGCCTGCGCACCCGCGCGTCCCGCAACATCGGCCCGGGAACCAGCTAG
- a CDS encoding NAD(P)H-quinone dehydrogenase — translation MATRIVIIGGGPAGYEAALVAAAHERSTTEVTVIDSDGIGGACVLFDCVPSKTFIASTGVRTDLRRAPNLGFDIDVEHAKISLPQIHSRVKRLASEQSVDIAERLRSAGVRLISGRAELVDHVVGMAFHRVKATAPDGTSTILEADVVLIATGASPRVLPHARPDGERILTWRQLYDLEELPEHLIVVGSGVTGAEFVHAYTELGVQVTVVASRDRVLPHEDEDAALVLEDTLAERGVTLVKNARADSVTRTDTGVRVSMADGRVVDGSHVLMTVGSIPNTAGLGLERVGITLGSGGYLTVDRVSRTSVAGIYAAGDCTGLLPLASVAAMQGRIAMYHALGDAVQPIRLKTVAAAVFTRPEIAAVGVSQAAIDNGEVPARTVTLPLHTNPRAKMSGLRRGFVKIFCRPATGVVIGGVVVAANASELILPIALAVQNLLSVNDLAQTLSVYPSLSGSVTEAARQLIAHDDLD, via the coding sequence GTGGCTACGCGCATCGTGATCATTGGTGGAGGACCAGCGGGATACGAGGCGGCACTTGTGGCCGCTGCTCATGAGCGAAGCACCACCGAGGTGACGGTGATCGACTCGGACGGGATCGGCGGCGCCTGCGTGCTGTTCGACTGTGTGCCGTCCAAGACATTCATCGCCTCAACCGGTGTGCGCACCGACCTGCGCCGCGCCCCCAACCTGGGCTTTGACATCGATGTTGAGCACGCCAAGATTTCGCTGCCGCAGATCCACAGCCGCGTCAAACGCCTCGCCTCCGAACAATCGGTAGATATCGCCGAGCGGCTCCGCAGCGCCGGAGTACGGCTGATCTCCGGGCGTGCCGAGCTGGTCGATCACGTGGTCGGGATGGCGTTCCACCGGGTCAAGGCGACCGCGCCGGATGGCACCAGCACCATCCTGGAGGCCGATGTGGTGCTCATTGCCACAGGTGCCAGCCCGCGTGTGCTGCCTCACGCTCGGCCCGACGGTGAGCGGATTCTCACCTGGCGCCAGCTGTATGACTTGGAGGAATTGCCCGAGCATCTCATCGTGGTCGGTTCGGGTGTGACGGGCGCCGAGTTCGTCCACGCCTACACCGAGCTGGGGGTGCAGGTGACCGTCGTCGCCAGCCGTGACCGCGTGTTGCCGCACGAGGACGAGGACGCCGCCCTGGTCCTGGAGGACACGCTGGCCGAGCGTGGTGTGACGTTGGTGAAGAACGCGCGAGCCGACTCGGTGACCAGGACGGACACGGGCGTGCGGGTTTCCATGGCCGACGGCCGCGTGGTCGACGGCAGCCATGTGCTGATGACGGTGGGATCCATTCCGAACACCGCCGGCCTGGGCCTGGAGCGCGTCGGTATCACGCTGGGCTCTGGGGGCTATCTCACCGTCGATCGGGTGTCGCGTACCTCGGTGGCCGGCATCTATGCCGCGGGAGACTGCACCGGGTTGCTCCCGCTGGCGTCGGTGGCGGCCATGCAGGGCCGCATCGCCATGTATCACGCCCTCGGTGACGCGGTACAGCCCATCAGGTTGAAAACCGTTGCCGCCGCGGTATTTACCCGCCCGGAGATTGCCGCCGTGGGTGTGTCCCAGGCCGCCATCGACAACGGTGAGGTGCCCGCGCGCACCGTCACGCTGCCGTTGCACACGAACCCGCGGGCAAAGATGTCAGGCCTGCGCCGCGGTTTCGTGAAGATCTTCTGCCGCCCGGCCACCGGTGTGGTGATCGGTGGTGTGGTGGTGGCCGCGAATGCCTCCGAGCTGATCCTGCCCATCGCCCTCGCGGTGCAGAACCTACTCTCGGTGAACGACCTGGCGCAGACGCTGTCGGTCTACCCGTCGCTGTCCGGTTCGGTGACCGAGGCCGCACGGCAGCTGATTGCCCACGACGACCTGGACTGA
- a CDS encoding pseudouridine synthase, whose product MSPRRRAPEPPLPVRDGLGPVRIRIRTGGRVLDELVARFGAVAAAQVDRGEVVDVAGVRVTADTRLPAGAVVYTYREPAVETPVPFAIDVLHWDENVLVVDKPHFLATMPRGRHVTETALVRLRKMLNLPELAPAHRLDRLTAGVLLFTVRREARAAYHALFAQRQVVKVYEALAPVDPGLSLPVTLRSRIIKRRSILQAVEEPGAVNAETHVELVERDRSVGRYRLTPSTGQTHQLRVHMNSQGAPILNDPLYPDIVEVAPDDFTRPLQLLARTLAFRDPLSGKDVRYESVRALGR is encoded by the coding sequence ATGAGCCCCAGGCGTAGGGCTCCTGAGCCACCACTACCGGTGCGAGACGGCTTGGGGCCGGTGCGAATCCGGATCCGCACGGGTGGCCGTGTTCTTGATGAGCTGGTCGCCCGATTCGGTGCGGTGGCCGCCGCTCAGGTGGACCGGGGCGAGGTCGTCGATGTCGCGGGTGTGCGCGTCACCGCCGACACCCGGCTACCTGCCGGTGCCGTCGTGTACACCTATCGCGAACCGGCGGTGGAGACGCCCGTGCCCTTCGCCATCGACGTATTGCATTGGGATGAAAACGTTCTGGTGGTCGACAAGCCGCATTTTCTCGCCACCATGCCGCGGGGGCGGCATGTCACTGAGACCGCGCTGGTGCGGCTGCGCAAGATGCTGAACCTACCGGAGTTGGCACCCGCGCATCGTCTGGACCGGCTCACCGCAGGCGTGCTGTTGTTCACGGTGCGCCGAGAAGCGCGCGCGGCATACCACGCGTTGTTCGCGCAACGGCAGGTCGTCAAGGTCTATGAGGCATTGGCCCCGGTGGACCCCGGGCTGTCTCTGCCGGTGACGTTGCGCAGCAGAATCATCAAGCGGCGCAGTATTCTTCAGGCAGTGGAGGAACCGGGCGCGGTGAACGCCGAGACCCACGTCGAGCTGGTCGAGCGGGACAGGTCAGTGGGCAGGTACCGCCTGACCCCGAGCACCGGCCAGACGCATCAATTGCGCGTACACATGAACAGCCAGGGTGCTCCGATTCTCAACGACCCGCTTTACCCGGACATTGTCGAGGTAGCGCCCGACGACTTCACGCGGCCCCTGCAATTGTTGGCACGCACATTGGCATTCCGGGACCCGTTGAGCGGCAAGGATGTTCGTTATGAGTCGGTGCGGGCGCTAGGGCGCTGA